The Hemibagrus wyckioides isolate EC202008001 linkage group LG10, SWU_Hwy_1.0, whole genome shotgun sequence genome includes a window with the following:
- the rpl13 gene encoding large ribosomal subunit protein eL13 produces the protein MAPSRNGMILNPHFHKDWQKRVRTWFNQPARKLRRRKARQAKARRIAPRPVAGPLRPIVRCPTIRYHNKVRAGRGFTLEELKAAGINKRVARTIGIAVDPRRRNRSTESLHANVQRLKVYRSKLILFPRKATAPKKGDSTEEELKMATQLTGPVMPIKNVHKKEKARVISEDEKKFKAFASLRMARANARLFGIRAKRAKEAAEQEVEKKK, from the exons ATGGCCCCCAGCCGGAATGGTATGATCCTGAACCCTCACTTCCATAAAGACTGGCAGAAGAGAGTTCGTACCTGGTTCAACCAGCCAGCCAGAAAACTCCGCAG GCGTAAGGCGCGTCAGGCAAAGGCTCGCCGCATCGCCCCTCGCCCAGTCGCCGGACCTCTGAGGCCCATTGTCAGGTGTCCGACCATCCGCTATCACAACAAGGTCCGCGCCGGACGGGGCTTCACCCTGGAAGAGCtgaag GCTGCCGGCATCAACAAGAGAGTCGCCCGCACCATCGGCATCGCCGTCGATCCCCGCCGCCGCAACAGATCCACAGAGTCCCTGCACGCCAACGTCCAGAGGCTGAAGGTGTACCGCTCCAAACTCATCCTCTTCCCCAGGAAGGCTACCGCACCCAAGAAGGGAGACAGCACT gaggaggagctcaAGATGGCGACACAGCTCACTGGACCCGTCATGCCCATTAAGAAC GTGCACAAGAAGGAGAAGGCCCGCGTGATCAGCGAGGATGAGAAGAAATTCAAGGCTTTCGCCAGTCTGCGCATGGCTCGCGCCAACGCCCGTCTGTTCGGCATCCGCGCCAAGAGGGCAAAGGAGGCTGCTGAGCAGGAAGTGGAGAAGAAGAAATAG
- the gcshb gene encoding glycine cleavage system protein H (aminomethyl carrier), b, which produces MAMCATLRRFSSNLSLVLPTLTRSVGHQIVRRTNRSLSRTFCTTSWLSQALKFTDKHEWVRADGDIGTVGISAFAQEALGDVVYCGLPEVGTKLQPMEEFGVLESVKAASELYSPLSGEVTEINTELTENPALVNSSCYERGWLIKMTIENPAELEALMDEAAYEKYVKSLE; this is translated from the exons ATGGCGATGTGCGCGACGCTCAGGCGCTTTTCCAGCAACCTTTCACTAGTTTTGCCCACTCTAACTAGATCCGTGGGGCACCAGATAGTAAGAAGGACGAACAGATCTCTTTCACGGACTTTCTGCACGACCTCCTGGCTTTCACAAG CTCTCAAGTTTACAGACAAACATGAGTGGGTCCGAGCAGACGGAGATATCGGTACAGTCGGCATCAGCGCTTTTGCTCAG GAAGCTTTAGGTGATGTGGTGTACTGCGGATTGCCGGAGGTTGGAACAAAGCTTCAGCCGATGG AGGAATTCGGTGTGTTAGAAAGTGTGAAGGCGGCTAGTGAGCTGTACTCACCTCTGAGTGGAGAAGTCACTGAAATCAACACGGAACTGACCGAGAATCCTGCACTAGTCAACTCGTCCTGCTACGAGCGTG GATGGTTAATAAAGATGACGATAGAAAATCCTGCAGAACTGGAAGCCCTTATGGATGAAGCTGCTTATGAAAAATACGTCAAGTCACTTGAGTAG